Sequence from the Catenuloplanes indicus genome:
CGGCGACGGACTGCTGCTCGACGACGTGTTCCGCGGCCCGTCCGGCGACCCGCTCGCCCGGCAGGCCGGATACCGCGACGGCATCCGCAGCGTGCTCACCGGCGTCGCCGCGAACCGGTCCGCCGCGACCGGCGCGCCGGTGACCCTCGCGGACGAGGGGACTCGCCTAACCTGAGCCGGTGAACGGCGTTCAACTTCTGCTCATCGCCGGGGCCGGGATCGCGGTCGCCGCGGTTGCCCGCCGCAAGGGCCTCGAGCCCGGCATGTTCGTCGTGGTGCTGGCCGCGGCTGCCTCGTTCCTCCCGGGCATGCCGCGGCTGGAGCTGGAGAGCGAGGTCATCCTCGCGATCGTGGTGCCGCCGCTGCTCTACTCCGCGGCGCGCGGCGCCTCGTTCGCGGGCTTCCGCCGGAACCTGCGCCCGATCATCTCGCTCGGCGTGCTGCTCGTGGTGCTCACCGCGGGCGCGCTCGGCCTGATCGCCGGGTGGCTGCTGCCGTCGATCGGCGCGGCCGCGTTCGTGCTCGGCGCGGTGCTGGCGCCGCCGGACACGATCACCACGGTCTCGCACGGCGAGGAGATCGGGCTGCCGGAGCGCGCGACGTCCGTGCTCACCGGCGAGAGCCTGGTCAACGACGCGACCGCGCTGACGCTGTTCAGCATCGCGATCGCGGCGGTGGACGGCGCGCACACCACGGTCGGTGCGGGTGTGGCGGAGTTCTTCCGGTCCGCGTTCCTCGGCGTCGGCATCGGCGCGCTGCTGGCCACCGCGACGCTGCTGATCCGCCGCTGGCTGCGCGACGCCACGCTGGAGACCGCGCTGGTGCTGCTGCTGCCGTTCACCGCGTTCCTCGCGGCCGAGGCGGCGCACGTGTCCGGCATCCTCGCGGTCGTGATGGCCTCGTTCCTGGTCAGCGTCAACCTCAGGCTCGACCCGAACCACGAGTACCCGGGCGCGTACCGGACCAGGGTGCGGGAGAACGAGGTCTGGCCGGTGCTGGACTTCCTGCTGGAGACGTTCGTCTTCGCGTACATCGGGCTGCAGTTGCGGTTCGTCCTGGAGGATCTCGTGTCGGCCGGCGAGCCGGGTCTCGGCCGGACGCTGCTCGCGGCCGGTGTGCTGCTGGCGGCCGCGATCGTGATCCGGATCGCCGGCGTCTACGCGCTGTTCGGGCGCTGGATGCTGCGGGCCCGGATGACCGCGCGGCGCCGCGAGCGCGATCCCGTGTTCCGGGCCGCCCGGGAACGGTGGATCGCCCGCGGGGGTCTGCCGCCGGACCCGCCCACCCAGCGGGAGACGCTGCTGGCCGGGTGGACCGGCATGCGCGGCATCCTGACGCTCGCGGCCGCGGCGGCGATCCCGGAGACCACGTCGTCCGGCGTGCCGTTCCCGGGCCGCGACGAGATCCAGGCGATCGCGCTGTTCGTCACGCTCGGCACGCTGATCATCCAGGGGACCACGATCGGCGCGCTGGCCCGGCTGCTGCGGTTCGACCTGGCGGGAGAGCGGGCCGCGCGGGAGCAGATGCGCGCCGCCGGCCGCGCGCTGCTCGCCGGCCGGGACTTCCAGGAGCAACGGGCGGCGGTACGCACGGCGGTGCGCGACCGGA
This genomic interval carries:
- a CDS encoding cation:proton antiporter; translated protein: MNGVQLLLIAGAGIAVAAVARRKGLEPGMFVVVLAAAASFLPGMPRLELESEVILAIVVPPLLYSAARGASFAGFRRNLRPIISLGVLLVVLTAGALGLIAGWLLPSIGAAAFVLGAVLAPPDTITTVSHGEEIGLPERATSVLTGESLVNDATALTLFSIAIAAVDGAHTTVGAGVAEFFRSAFLGVGIGALLATATLLIRRWLRDATLETALVLLLPFTAFLAAEAAHVSGILAVVMASFLVSVNLRLDPNHEYPGAYRTRVRENEVWPVLDFLLETFVFAYIGLQLRFVLEDLVSAGEPGLGRTLLAAGVLLAAAIVIRIAGVYALFGRWMLRARMTARRRERDPVFRAARERWIARGGLPPDPPTQRETLLAGWTGMRGILTLAAAAAIPETTSSGVPFPGRDEIQAIALFVTLGTLIIQGTTIGALARLLRFDLAGERAAREQMRAAGRALLAGRDFQEQRAAVRTAVRDRTLSEEVARELIDDIDLRQAASSDPM